Proteins co-encoded in one Candida albicans SC5314 chromosome 3, complete sequence genomic window:
- the CTP1 gene encoding Ctp1p (Putative citrate transport protein; flucytosine induced; amphotericin B repressed, caspofungin repressed; Hap43p-induced gene) encodes MSKDKKQVDPLKSFIAGGTAGAVEGIITYPFEFAKTRLQLISKSSTASRNPLVLIYNVAKTQGVSSLYVGCPAFVVGNTLKASVRFLGFDSIKNLLSDKNGKLSGPRGVIAGLGAGLLESVVAVTPFEAIKTALIDDKQSIKPKYQNGVISGSFKLVRDMGFKGIYAGVVPVSLRQAANQAVRLGSYNAMKTMIQQASGQKPNEPLSGTTTFAVGALAGIITVYTTMPIDTVKTRMQALGADKLYSSTLNCFVKIFKDEGLLTFWKGATPRLGRLVLSGGIVFLCYEKIMILLN; translated from the exons ATGTCAAAAGATAAA aaACAAGTGGATCCattgaaatcatttatAGCTGGTGGAACTGCAGGAGCAGTTGAAGGAATAATAACATATCCATTTGAATTCGCCAAAACTCGATTACAATTAATATCGAAATCGTCAACAGCATCAAGAAATCCATTAGTTTTAATCTATAATGTTGCTAAAACTCAAGGAGTTTCTTCATTATACGTTGGATGTCCAgcttttgttgttggtaataCTCTTAAAGCCTCAGTTAGATTTCTTGGTTTTGATCtgattaaaaatttattactgGATAAAAATGGGAAATTATCTGGCCCTCGTGGTGTTATTGCTGGGTTAGGTGCTGGGTTATTAGAATCCGTAGTGGCAGTGACACCATTTGAAGCAATCAAAACCGCATTAATCGATGATAAACAACTGATTAAaccaaaatatcaaaatggTGTAATATCAGGATCATTCAAATTGGTACGTGATATGGGTTTTAAAGGGATTTATGCTGGGGTTGTCCCTGTGTCTTTAAGACAAGCAGCTAATCAAGCTGTTCGTTTAGGAAGTTATAATGCTATGAAAACAATGATTCAACAAGCATCAGGTCAAAAACCAAATGAACCATTGAGTGGTACTACAACTTTTGCTGTGGGTGCATTAGCAGGTATCATCACAGTTTATACTACTATGCCTATTGATACCGTGAAAACTAGAATGCAAGCTTTAGGTGctgataaattatattcttcaacgttgaattgttttgttaaaattttcaaagatGAAGGATTATTGACATTTTGGAAAGGTGCTACACCAAGATTAGGGAGATTGGTACTATCTGGAGGTATTGTGTTTTTGTGTTATGAAAAAATCATGATATTACTTAACTAG
- the SNF5 gene encoding Snf5p (SWI/SNF chromatin remodeling complex subunit involved in transcriptional regulation; mutants have defects in silicone adherence, biofilm formation, hyphal morphogenesis, cell wall defects; increased cell aggregation during yeast form growth): protein MSFNQQSPNFSSSSGMNANTPQQQQQQRGGNLPALTPQMLQSLTPQQFQLFRSNPQFQEVMNQYMQKQQLLQQQQQQQQQQQQQGSPHLMNGIPNQPQANPQFRQQVVANQMPPNMVNVPGSQTIINQPIHGANIPINKVPSRRMSSIPGIPGGQNPPVGVPGGAGPLLAGVPGATPLVPGQGPACSVGGVLATGVPNPGGVPSTGTLNGAHGNAGLNTNLPPGVTPEILNKVPMKPMQNVKEWSEKLKQEGKDVPLDLKVYEDLIRKDKEFVGKLNKQLHDNKFIMENINRDIKSYNQIKQLRMNSIALSNKGQYNNSIWGEGYQGYGNGITNSSTKLFIPNRDLTDRIINERVMKNKNKPKHYVPIRLEFDQERDQFKLRDTFLWDLNEEIIKVEDFTAQLLEDYKFISKVHYETILSSIKEQIADYSQKPSKTMGELRIPIKIDITINNTQLTDQFEWDILNSQEGDAEEFSSYMCDELCLPGEFCTAIAHSIREQSQMYYKALNMVGYGFDGSPVHEDEIRNHLLPPLRLVSSDSGIVDDFFSILRNPSSLPDFSPTLGKLSQLEVERLDKEMERESRRKRRHNYNEDQQQGSGRGFTSRRIAAHAGRGNTIPDLSDIPKTFRTPAPSSILPGAVDMGVPEVYEYNEVLINRTQVRNPDYRPPTPIRVENELVDYNHDPIEGTFMVTIKLPV, encoded by the coding sequence ATGAGTTTTAATCAGCAATCACCGAACTTTTCGTCTTCTTCAGGTATGAATGCTAATACGCcacaacagcagcaacagcaacgTGGTGGGAATTTACCTGCATTGACACCACAAATGTTACAATCATTGACACCCCAGCAATTCCAACTATTCAGGTCCAATCCTCAATTTCAAGAAGTAATGAACCAGTATATGCAAAAGCAACAGcttttacaacaacaacaacagcagcagcagcagcaacaacaacagggACTGCCACATTTAATGAACGGAATTCCAAATCAGCCACAAGCAAACCCACAATTCCGACAACAAGTAGTAGCAAACCAAATGCCTCCCAACATGGTAAATGTCCCAGGCTctcaaacaataataaatcaaccCATTCATGGAGCGAATATTCCAATAAATAAGGTACCATCCCGTAGAATGTCTTCAATTCCTGGAATTCCTGGTGGCCAAAATCCACCTGTGGGTGTCCCTGGAGGGGCAGGACCACTATTAGCAGGTGTACCCGGTGCTACTCCTTTAGTACCAGGACAAGGGCCGGCGTGTTCTGTGGGAGGTGTATTGGCTACAGGGGTACCCAATCCTGGGGGCGTTCCATCAACTGGGACTTTGAATGGGGCTCATGGAAATGCAGGACTCAATACAAATTTACCTCCTGGAGTCACACCTGAAATATTGAACAAAGTTCCTATGAAACCAATGCAAAACGTTAAGGAGTGGtcagaaaaattgaaacaggAAGGTAAAGATGTACCTCTTGATTTGAAAGTGTATGAAGATTTGATTAGAAAGGATAAGGAATTTGTGggtaaattgaataaacaGTTGCATGacaacaaatttattatggAAAATATTAACAGAGATATCAAGTCttataatcaaatcaaacaattgaGGATGAATTCTATTGCGTTGTCCAACAAAGGACAGTATAATAACAGTATTTGGGGGGAAGGATATCAAGGTTATGGCAATGGAATAACAAACTCCAGTACAAAGTTATTTATTCCCAACAGGGATTTAACTGATAGAATCATCAATGAAAGAGtgatgaaaaacaaaaataaaccaaaacaTTATGTACCCATTCGATTAGAGTTTGACCAAGAAAGGGatcaatttaaattgaGAGACACATTTCTTTGGGATTTGAATGAAGAGATTATAAAAGTGGAAGATTTCACTGCTCAATTGTTAGAGgattataaatttatcTCCAAAGTTCATTATGAAACAATTTTGTCATCTATTAAAGAGCAGATTGCTGACTATCTGCAGAAACCTAGCAAAACAATGGGTGAATTGAGAATTCCAATTAAGATCGATATCACCATTAACAATACACAATTAACTGACCAATTTGAATGGGATATATTGAATAGCCAGGAAGGCGATGCAGAAGAATTTTCATCTTACATGTGCGACGAATTGTGTCTACCGGGAGAGTTTTGCACTGCCATCGCGCATAGCATAAGAGAACAATCGCAGATGTACTATAAAGCATTGAATATGGTAGGGTACGGTTTCGACGGTTCACCAGTACACGAAGATGAGATTAGAAATCATTTATTGCCACCTTTAAGATTAGTATCATCGGACTCTGGAATCGTGGATGATTTTTTCTCAATTTTAAGAAACCCATCAAGTTTGCCAGACTTTTCACCTACGTTAGGTAAATTGTCCCAATTGGAAGTTGAAAGATTGGACAAGGAAATGGAGAGAGAAAGCAGAAGGAAAAGAAGACACAATTACAATGAAGATCAGCAACAGGGTTCTGGTCGAGGCTTTACTTCGAGAAGAATTGCAGCTCATGCTGGTAGGGGAAACACCATTCCCGACTTGTCAGACATACCCAAGACATTTAGGACGCCTGCCCCCTCATCCATATTGCCAGGTGCTGTTGATATGGGTGTACCTGAGGTGTATGAATATAATGAAGTTTTAATCAATAGAACTCAAGTTAGGAATCCAGATTATAGACCGCCAACACCTATTCGTGTTGAAAATGAACTAGTGGATTATAACCATGATCCAATTGAAGGTACTTTTATGGTTACCATCAAATTACCCGTATAA
- the POL1 gene encoding DNA-directed DNA polymerase alpha catalytic subunit (Putative DNA directed DNA polymerase alpha; RNA abundance regulated by cell cycle, tyrosol and cell density; rat catheter biofilm induced), with product MSSRSARRKTLQQLKEARKTGRNVNVVESDTDDYNEIYDEVDEDTYRQHKRNQLMNDDFIVDDNGEGYVDNGADDWDDASRPNYYSDEENESMGSRKRRKKEDKTTKVAKTSQIRNFFKPMSGVSDSKKKLETNIDDILNDFGDDLDKKKNIPKAFSNSINKEVNNHNINKKKLKNTFSFSTSTRKTDKTTPKLDAFNASSDYTMDIDNFEDQPSSPFKLKSEVTPEAETEKENIDPEPTKNVFENPSESLKNQEKVNDNDDEDDSDDDIVYSRKPRAAVVKKNQVDTVSAVKANQLPSSPISKPVYTKFSNHTEKVSKDNIKDTSDSFKMFWFDYAEAENSLLLFGKIMTKEGKLVSGVVKVDGICRELFFLPREYRIVDDEEDKSKKLTAIDVLEEIQPLLLANYNLEELRAKPEVKKYAFELADIPKEAEYLKVLLPFNNETNRNIMPANIEGSTFRHVFGTNANMFESFVMQRNIMGPCWLEIRGGDFDAMQNASHCQVEVVVDRPSQISTIDKDAPSSPNLTVTAISMQTMLNAKTNKQEVVSVSLATYFDLPQDAPISEDIKPDDVFTLARPVGSVSFPPRLQQLAEKGGFQLRTCPSEKVLLNALAAKIKSLDPDVFIGHRLENISLDVLVHRMNDNNVVTWSALGRRNRRQWPYMINKSNSSYNNSLLIRDVFQGRLLCDIANEMGQSLTMKCQSWDLHEMYDVVCHKKHSPVEINYQNLKYAEDAHLFLMALKENELNVKQTAEIAFATQILSLSKQLTNIAGNAWSHTLSGTRAGRNEYILLHEFKRNNYIVPDKEDKTHKNTSYQQEARVENAEEDATTATSNKKPKYQGGLVFEPEKGLHKNYVLVMDFNSLYPSIIQEFNICFTTVNRDRFNVTHDENKDMPILPERDTESGVLPRLLNTLVSRRREVKKLLKDPKNTPFQKAQYDIKQQALKLTANSMYGCLGYVNSRFYAKPLAMLVTNKGREILMDTRQLAESSSLRVVYGDTDSVMIDTGASSYQEAIKIGEQFKVQVNERYRLLEIDIDNVFKRLLLHAKKKYAAMNASINKATNEETATLEVKGLDMRRREYCQLSKDISTFVLTKILSDSDPETALLEVYDYLDDMKGKIQNNEIPIDKYKINTKLSKDPKSYPNGKSMPQVQVALRLREEGKVIKAGSVITYVITAAKDDGDNSTVAERARAIQELLSKKDPDLKPDANYYLEKQIFAPVERLLERIEGIDMVRVATSLGIDTKRYILRVKNSDANGEILPIESNISDKERFRATSYLVLHCKCGSSFRFGGIMAAETYKVTFNGVCCTKCNYTFPAIKLTSQLESMIRKHIALYYAGWLVCDDPACGITTRQISVYGKRCIGNSGRAMDCKGVMRYRYNDKQLYNQLLYFQSIFDVDKTKRGELRPLVDALEESKDKQLPKLPSGQVEALAEQNRELFGICQEVVQKYLGECGRRYVNMGSIFDFIRN from the coding sequence ATGCTGTCCAGATCAGCCAGACGTAAGACTctacaacaattgaaagaagCCAGAAAGACAGGTAGAAACGttaatgttgttgaatcTGATACTGATGATTACAATGAGATTTATGATGAGGTGGACGAAGACACTTACAGACAACACAAGAGAAATCAGCTAATGAATGACGATTTTATTGTTGACGATAATGGAGAAGGTTATGTTGATAATGGAGCTGACGACTGGGACGATGCTTCTAGACCAAACTATTATTCAGATGAAGAAAACGAGTCTATGGGATCCAGAAAACGTAGAAAAAAGGAGGACAAGACAACTAAAGTAGCTAAAACATCACAAATtagaaattttttcaagCCAATGAGTGGTGTCTCAGATTctaagaaaaaattggagACAAACATAGATGATATCCTCAATGATTTTGGTGACGACTTggacaaaaagaaaaacattCCCAAAGCATTTTCAAACTCTATTAACAAGGAGGTCAATAACCacaatattaataaaaagaaattaaagaataCTTTTAGCTTTTCGACATCTACTAGGAAAACTGACaaaacaacaccaaaaCTTGATGCTTTCAATGCTTCATCCGACTATACTATGGacattgataattttgaagatCAACCTTCATCACCATTTAAGCTTAAAAGCGAGGTGACTCCAGAAGCAGAAACTGAAAAGGAGAATATTGATCCAGAACCGACAAAAAACGTTTTTGAAAACCCATCTgaatcattgaaaaatcaagaaaaagtCAATGACAACGATGACGAAGACGATTCAGATGACGATATTGTTTATTCGAGAAAACCCAGAGCAGCAGTGGTTAAGAAAAACCAGGTGGATACGGTTTCAGCTGTCAAGGCCAACCAATTACCTTCATCTCCAATTTCCAAACCAGTTTATACCAAATTTTCTAATCACACCGAAAAGGTATCTAAAGACAATATTAAAGACACATCTGATTCATTCAAAATGTTCTGGTTTGATTACGCAGAGGCCGAGAACTCTCTTTTGCTATTTGGTAAGATCATGACCAAGGAAGGCAAATTAGTATCTGGAGTGGTCAAAGTCGACGGAATTTGCCGTGAATTGTTTTTTCTACCAAGAGAGTATCGTATTGTGGATGACGAAGAGGATAAAAGCAAGAAGCTCACAGCCATTGACGTATTAGAGGAAATACAGCCGCTTTTGTTAGCTAATTACAACTTGGAAGAATTGCGTGCTAAACCTGAGGTCAAGAAATATGCTTTCGAGTTAGCCGATATACCTAAAGAAGCCGAGTATTTAAAGGTTTTGCTCCCATTCAATAATGAGACCAATAGAAACATTATGCCTGCAAATATTGAAGGTAGCACATTTAGACACGTTTTTGGGACCAACGCTAACATGTTTGAATCATTTGTAATGCAAAGAAACATTATGGGACCATGTTGGTTAGAGATTCGTGGTGGTGATTTTGATGCCATGCAAAATGCTTCCCATTGTCAGGTGGAAGTTGTGGTTGACAGACCTTCACAAATAAGCACCATTGACAAAGATGCTCCATCTTCGCCCAATTTAACTGTCACGGCTATCTCAATGCAAACAATGTTGAATGCCAAAACCAATAAGCAAGAGGTTGTGTCGGTGTCTTTGGCAACTTACTTTGATCTACCTCAAGATGCCCCCATATCAGAAGATATCAAACCTGATGATGTTTTTACGCTAGCCAGACCTGTGGGATCTGTATCTTTCCCGCCAAGATTACAGCAGTTGGCTGAAAAAGGTGGGTTTCAATTGCGAACTTGCCCTAGTGAAAAAGTATTGCTTAATGCTCTTGCTGCTAAAATAAAGTCTTTGGATCCAGACGTCTTTATTGGCCATAGATTGGAAAATATATCTTTAGATGTGCTTGTGCATCGTAtgaatgataataatgttgTTACGTGGTCTGCTCTTGGACGGAGAAACAGAAGGCAATGGCCATATATGATAAACAAAAGTAATTCAAGTTACAACAATAGTCTTCTCATTCGTGATGTTTTTCAAGGACGGTTGTTGTGTGATATTGCCAATGAAATGGGACAATCCTTAACAATGAAATGTCAGTCATGGGATTTGCATGAAATGTATGATGTCGTTTGTCACAAAAAGCATTCTCCAGTAGAAATTAACTATCAAAACTTAAAGTATGCTGAAGATGcacatttatttttgatgGCATTGAAGGAAAACGAACTCAACGTCAAGCAAACTGCAGAAATTGCATTTGCTACCCAGATCCTTTCGCTTTCTAAGCAGTTGACTAATATTGCTGGTAACGCATGGTCTCATACTTTGAGCGGAACAAGAGCTGGTAGAAACGAATACATTTTGTTACATGAATTCAAGAGAAACAATTACATTGTACCTGATAAGGAGGATAAAACGCACAAGAATACGTCTTATCAACAAGAGGCAAGAGTGGAAAATGCCGAGGAAGATGCGACAACTGCCACATCGAACAAGAAACCCAAGTATCAAGGTGGTTTGGTGTTTGAACCTGAAAAGGGGTTGCATAAAAATTATGTTTTGGTTATGGATTTCAACTCATTGTACCCAAGTATTATTCAAGAATTCAACATATGTTTCACAACTGTGAACAGAGACAGATTTAACGTTACTCATGACGAAAACAAGGACATGCCAATTCTTCCAGAAAGAGATACCGAATCCGGTGTTTTGCCACGATTGTTAAACACTTTGGTTTCTCGTCGTCGAGAAGTTAAGAAGCTACTCAAAGATCCTAAGAATACTCCATTTCAAAAAGCTCAATATGATATCAAACAACAGGCTTTGAAGTTGACTGCAAACTCAATGTACGGTTGTTTAGGTTATGTGAACTCTAGATTTTATGCTAAACCATTGGCAATGCTAGTGACAAATAAGGGGAGAGAAATTTTGATGGATACAAGACAATTGGCAGAATCATCTAGTTTAAGAGTTGTTTACGGTGATACAGATTCGGTTATGATTGATACTGGTGCCAGCAGCTACCAGGAAGCTATTAAGATTGGAGAGCAATTCAAAGTACAAGTTAACGAGCGTTATAGGTTGTTAGAGATTGATATCGATAACGTTTTCAAGAGATTGTTGTTACATGCCAAGAAGAAGTACGCAGCTATGAATGCCTCAATAAATAAAGCTACTAACGAAGAAACAGCTACTTTGGAAGTCAAAGGTTTGGATATGCGAAGACGTGAATACTGTCAACTTTCTAAAGATATTTCGACCTTTGTATTGACAAAAATATTGTCGGACCTGGACCCTGAAACTGCACTTCTTGAAGTGTACGACTATTTGGATGACATGAAAGGtaaaatacaaaacaatGAAATACCGATTGACAAATATAAGATAAATACCAAACTTTCTAAGGACCCAAAAAGTTATCCAAATGGTAAGTCTATGCCACAGGTTCAGGTTGCTTTGAGGCTTAgagaagaaggaaaagTAATCAAAGCTGGTAGTGTTATCACATATGTCATTACTGCGGCTAAAGATGATGGCGATAATTCCACGGTGGCAGAGAGGGCTAGGGCTATTCAAGAAttactttcaaaaaaagacCCCGATTTGAAACCAGACGCCAATTACTATTTGGAGAAACAAATATTTGCTCCAGTTGAAAGATTGTTAGAAAGAATTGAGGGAATTGATATGGTCAGAGTGGCAACATCGTTAGGCATTGATACAAAACGTTACATTTTAAGAGTAAAGAACAGTGACGCAAACGGAGAAATACTtccaattgaatcaaacaTTTCTGACAAAGAGAGATTTAGAGCTACAAGTTATTTGGTGTTGCACTGTAAATGTGGAAGTTCATTCCGATTTGGGGGAATCATGGCAGCAGAAACATACAAAGTCACATTCAATGGTGTTTGTTGCACAAAGTGCAACTATACATTTCCAGCTATTAAATTGACCTCACAATTGGAGTCAATGATAAGGAAGCACATTGCGTTGTATTATGCTGGATGGTTGGTTTGTGATGACCCTGCCTGTGGAATTACGACAAGGCAGATTTCTGTTTATGGTAAAAGATGTATTGGTAATTCAGGTAGAGCTATGGATTGCAAAGGGGTTATGAGATATCGCTACAATGACAAGCAActttataatcaattgctTTATTTCCAGTCTATCtttgatgttgataaaaCAAAACGTGGTGAGCTCAGGCCCTTGGTGGATGCTTTGGAGGAATCTAAAGACAAACAGTTGCCTAAATTGCCATCAGGACAAGTAGAGGCATTGGCTGAACAAAATAGGGAACTTTTTGGCATTTGTCAGGAAGTAGTACAGAAGTATTTGGGTGAATGCGGTCGTCGTTATGTGAATATGGGATCTATTTTTGACTTTATAAGGAACTAA
- a CDS encoding uncharacterized protein (Ortholog of C. dubliniensis CD36 : Cd36_84250, C. parapsilosis CDC317 : CPAR2_806160, Candida tenuis NRRL Y-1498 : CANTEDRAFT_137075 and Debaryomyces hansenii CBS767 : DEHA2F11462g), protein MKLLTILTIVELILVGGVHATPAAPPQPGLKIDESNRKQLDELVHQLEILNAQNSKLENDFTEDYNLISRDLDYEDLSARSDLPILDTVFRLVNSSGVAILATDFLLTREPLLDTAIDTLIRAIDEQWVNITTIFIALDQSGLLLDTLMHSIKDPDVLPGLLRITKEVINQSGFRIFNVRETKDLADQSPEDSTSIDVFKRENSLLVLLFTSLKDSGLVVSLTNHILTTPELAPGAAHFVWRTLKLRPSTLYKIFDALKRSNLIWNLLREIINVPAILSNFSTIITQTISSKLNLQ, encoded by the coding sequence ATGAAGCTTTTGACTATTTTGACTATTGTGGAATTAATACTTGTGGGTGGTGTACATGCTACCCCGGCTGCACCGCCTCAACCAggtttgaaaattgatgaGAGTAACCGAAAACAACTTGATGAGTTAGTCCATCAATTAGAAATACTCAACGCTCAGAATAGCAAGTTGGAGAATGACTTCACTGAAGATTACAACCTAATTCTGAGAGATCTCGACTATGAGGACTTGTCGGCAAGATCTGATCTTCCGATATTAGACACTGTCTTTAGACTTGTCAACAGTTCTGGTGTTGCTATTCTTGCCActgattttcttttgacACGGGAGCCATTACTTGACACTGCCATAGACACATTGATACGTGCCATTGATGAACAATGGGTAAACATTACTACAATATTTATCGCTCTTGATCAATCAGGTTTACTTTTAGATACATTAATGCATTCTATTAAAGATCCGGATGTGTTACCTGGCTTATTGAGAATCACAAAAGAAGTGATTAATCAATCTGGATTCCGGATTTTCAACGTTCGAGAAACCAAAGATCTTGCCGATCAATCGCCAGAAGATTCTACTTCTATAGATGTCTTTAAAAGGGAGAATTCCTTGTTGGTGTTACTATTCACATCTTTGAAAGATTCAGGTTTGGTTGTTTCTTTGACTAACCATATTCTAACGACCCCAGAATTGGCTCCTGGTGCAGCTCACTTTGTATGGAGAACATTAAAGTTGCGGCCCCTGACACTctataaaatatttgatgcATTGAAAAGATCTAATTTAATTTGGAATTTGCTTAGAGAGATTATCAATGTTCCAgcaattttatcaaattttagCACAATTATCACTCAAACTATTTCCCTGAAACTTAATTTACAATGA
- the VAM3 gene encoding SNAP receptor (Predicted syntaxin-like vacuolar t-SNARE, involved in vacuolar inheritance): MSFANIDLEAQKEPLLKGKENDANYTSPDELDTIIGKTSRQLSVFGNLISQFETQRKQIGTRRDTQELRNTIDVLTGKIQEMDRAISALIANLSTLINSKNSITASASISNRHIVIEERLSRQYSELSKAFNKSTKVYQEKKRTTPLLTRPSKETEEQTKSEDTLATSQQEQEQVQTQVDQDLIDQTELQYHILLTEERNREIEQVTEGIMEVNSIFKDLSQLVHQQGEQVNTIEDNILQLHGNTQQASNELNKANEYQKQKGKWSCILLVALCIFLLVIVLIVVS; the protein is encoded by the coding sequence ATGTCATTTGctaatattgatttagaGGCCCAAAAGGAACCATTATTGAAAGGCAAAGAAAATGATGCTAATTACACTTCACCTGATGAATTGGACACAATTATTGGGAAAACCTCTCGCCAGCTACTGGTATTTGGAAACTTAATTTCACAATTTGAAACACAACGTAAACAGATAGGTACTAGAAGAGATACTCAAGAGTTGAGAAATACTATAGATGTATTGACAGGTAAAATCCAAGAGATGGATAGAGCTATCCTGGCCCTAATTGCCAACTTATCCACTCTTATCAACCTGAAAAACAGCATCACAGCTAGTGCTAGTATATCCAATAGACATATAGTTATTGAAGAAAGGTTAAGCCGCCAGTATAGCGAGTTATCAAAGgcattcaataaatcaacaaaagtGTATcaagagaaaaagagaacCACACCTTTATTGACTAGGCCAAGTAAAGAGACAGAGGAACAAACTAAATCTGAAGATACGTTGGCCACAAGCCAGCAGGAACAAGAGCAAGTTCAAACACAAGTTGACCAAGACCTCATTGACCAAACCGAACTACAATACCACATATTATTAACCGAAGAACGAAACAGAGAAATAGAACAAGTAACAGAAGGAATAATGGAGGTAAATTCTATATTTAAAGATTTGAGTCAGTTGGTACATCAACAAGGAGAGCAAGTGAATACTATCGAGGACAATATTTTACAACTACATGGAAATACACAACAGGCATCTAACGAGTTGAATAAAGCAAATGAGTATCAAAAGCAAAAAGGGAAATGGTCATGTATATTGCTTGTTGCGCTTTGTATATTTTTACTAGTGATTGTTCTTATAGTAGTCAGCTAA
- a CDS encoding uncharacterized protein (Protein of unknown function; Cyr1-repressed; induced by alpha pheromone in SpiderM medium; rat catheter and Spider biofilm induced) produces MTPFIPLSVKVALGLGTLVGATIAVINNKEAIYETAEAFFTRGAEYCREKIEEAKIANETNFADHYQDEEFKDVSTGKSTGSNLRDESDYEDVSTPETSDFSEIDTDFQDDDDLSDEKEQADDFDTASLD; encoded by the exons ATGACCCCATTCA TACCGTTATCAGTTAAAGTCGCTTTGGGATTAGGCACTCTCGTGGGTGCAACCATAGCTGTGATAAATAACAAAGAAGCTATATATGAGACTGCAGAGGCTTTTTTCACGAGAGGAGCTGAGTATTGTCGAGAAAAGATAGAAGAAGCAAAGATCGCAAACGAAACGAATTTTGCAGACCATTATCAAGACGAAGAATTCAAAGATGTAAGTACCGGTAAGTCAACAGGTTCAAATTTGAGAGATGAAAGTGACTACGAAGATGTCAGTACCCCTGAAACATCTGACTTTTCTGAAATAGATACAGATTTTCAAGACGATGATGATCTCAGTGATGAGAAAGAACAAGctgatgattttgatacTGCTAGTTTAGATTAG